From one Trifolium pratense cultivar HEN17-A07 linkage group LG1, ARS_RC_1.1, whole genome shotgun sequence genomic stretch:
- the LOC123899126 gene encoding dirigent protein 16-like: protein MYLPSQTKLSKPILFVTIAIMAIATNISAIDPIAATGKEPIIELFMHDILGGSNPTARPVTGLLGNIYSGQVPFAMPIGFNIPSNSIPIPNANGANPTVNGFSGIPLGTGLSGTSFAPNNNNNNQNNAQLTLGPDGLGLGFGTITVIDDVLTSQPELGSQIVGKAQGVYVASSADGSRQMMVFTALFEGGEYGDSLNFYGLFKIGSTMSRLSVIGGTGKFKYAKGFGELRPLIPPGQVATDGAETLLRITVHLNY, encoded by the coding sequence ATGTATTTACCATCACAAACTAAACTTTCCAAACCAATATTGTTTGTTACCATTGCTATAATGGCAATAGCAACAAACATATCAGCTATTGATCCTATTGCAGCCACAGGAAAAGAACCAATCATTGAGTTATTCATGCATGACATTCTTGGTGGAAGTAACCCTACAGCGCGACCAGTAACCGGTTTGCTCGGAAACATATACAGTGGTCAAGTTCCTTTTGCAATGCCAATAGGTTTCAACATACCAAGTAATAGTATCCCAATCCCTAATGCAAATGGTGCTAATCCTACTGTCAATGGTTTTAGTGGTATCCCTTTAGGAACTGGTTTATCTGGTACTTCCTTTGCaccaaacaacaacaataacaatcaaaacaatGCTCAGTTAACATTAGGACCTGATGGACTTGGATTAGGATTTGGTACAATTACTGTTATTGATGATGTATTAACATCTCAACCTGAATTAGGTTCACAAATTGTTGGAAAAGCTCAGGGGGTGTATGTAGCAAGTTCAGCTGATGGGAGTAGACAAATGATGGTGTTTACAGCACTTTTTGAAGGAGGGGAGTATGGTGatagtttgaatttttatgGTTTGTTTAAGATTGGAAGTACTATGTCGCGATTGTCGGTTATAGGAGGGACAGGGAAGTTTAAGTATGCAAAAGGGTTTGGTGAATTGAGACCTCTTATTCCACCTGGACAGGTTGCTACTGATGGTGCTGAGACTTTGTTGAGGATTACTGTCCATTTGAATTACTGA
- the LOC123899223 gene encoding uncharacterized protein LOC123899223, giving the protein MKKALNIQQNHGQRRNRNSQSLHHSVKTIPWIMECDPKAERMKPAVVVMGNRCKSLFQTKVDKCSMGLSPSGSFCYELHCLYLILATRNYWVYHLVPVLFNDTIRANIAYGKRDVSEAEIIAAA; this is encoded by the exons ATGAAGAAAGCCCTAAACATACAGCAGAACCACGGCCAACGACGGAACCGCA actcACAATCGCTGCATCATTCG GTGAAAACAATACCTTGGATTATGGAATGTGATCCAAAAGCAGAGAGGATGAAACCCGCAGTTGTGGTTATGGGGAACAGATGCAAAAGCTTGTTTCAAACAAAGGTAGATAAGTGCTCTATGGGTTTATCACCAAGTGGTAGTTTTTGTTACGAACTGCATTGCCTATATTTAATTTTGGCGACGAGGAACTATTGGGTTTATCACCTAGTGCCTGTTCTTTTCAATGACACTATCAGAGCCAATATTGCATACGGAAAACGAGATGTATCAGAGGCGGAGATTATAGCTGCAGCATAA